A single window of Flavobacterium sp. 140616W15 DNA harbors:
- a CDS encoding M56 family metallopeptidase: protein MEAIFIYILKTSGLITLFYLAYYFLLRKETFFNSNRWFLLTGLITSVVLPFIVYTKTVWIASTPTSYINNYQIYTPQNNPDVSLVDWNFALIAIYGIGFLALLIKFAFDFYSLNSVLKGQKIKQQADFKFIDIKENIAPFSYFDYIVYNSSLYSDLELESIIEHEKVHSEQNHTIDVLVSRIFCILFWFNPIVWLYKKSILQNLEFIADSEAAQKISDKKAYQYTLLKITTHENCVAITNHFFQSLIKKRIIMLNKNQSKKRNSWKYYVVIPALVAFVLLFQVEIIAKEKESIKNETLKTDPIEEITDVDIYKIKNSATDQELKVMAEKLKQNHNIDAVFSDLERNSENLLKAIRIEVKRGSELNQTFLLNESKAIKNCGIIVTTYKNGSKKVAFTTDKKVEDKKRAKELKNEPKNNKSSSVFTTTSTTTSDNNVAITINNDDKDAHDIAIQLKNDKNANSSSFTSIKINKNANSTKANTDTKNDTKNETTIKISSPKKGSSKKSEQLIIIDGIIVSDISLDELDSKNIKSMSVFKGPDAIAKYGTQGENGVIEIVTKK from the coding sequence ATGGAAGCAATTTTCATCTATATTCTTAAAACTAGTGGACTAATCACCCTATTTTATTTGGCGTATTATTTTTTATTGCGAAAAGAAACTTTTTTTAATAGCAATAGATGGTTTTTATTAACGGGATTAATCACCTCGGTTGTATTGCCTTTTATAGTTTATACTAAAACAGTTTGGATTGCTTCTACTCCAACTTCATATATCAATAATTATCAAATTTATACTCCCCAAAATAATCCGGATGTATCACTTGTTGATTGGAATTTTGCTTTAATTGCTATTTATGGTATTGGATTCTTGGCTCTATTAATAAAATTTGCTTTTGATTTCTATAGTTTAAATTCTGTTTTAAAGGGCCAAAAAATAAAACAACAAGCTGATTTTAAATTCATTGACATAAAAGAAAATATCGCTCCTTTTTCTTACTTTGATTATATCGTGTACAACTCATCATTGTATAGCGATTTAGAACTAGAAAGTATTATTGAGCATGAAAAAGTACATAGTGAGCAAAATCATACAATAGATGTTCTGGTATCAAGAATCTTTTGCATATTATTTTGGTTCAATCCCATTGTTTGGCTTTATAAAAAATCTATTCTACAAAATCTTGAATTCATAGCAGATAGCGAAGCTGCACAAAAAATATCCGACAAAAAAGCATACCAATACACGCTTTTAAAAATAACAACACATGAGAATTGTGTTGCAATCACCAATCATTTTTTTCAATCATTAATCAAAAAACGAATCATTATGTTAAACAAAAATCAATCAAAAAAGAGAAATTCATGGAAATACTACGTTGTAATTCCAGCACTTGTAGCTTTTGTACTTTTATTTCAAGTTGAAATTATAGCAAAAGAAAAGGAATCCATCAAGAATGAAACCCTGAAAACAGATCCAATAGAAGAAATAACTGATGTAGATATTTACAAAATTAAAAATAGTGCAACAGATCAGGAATTAAAAGTAATGGCCGAAAAACTAAAACAAAATCACAATATAGATGCTGTTTTCTCAGATTTAGAACGCAATTCCGAAAATCTGTTAAAAGCTATTAGAATAGAGGTAAAAAGAGGCTCTGAATTAAACCAAACCTTTCTCTTGAATGAAAGTAAAGCAATTAAAAACTGCGGAATTATCGTAACGACATACAAAAACGGCTCTAAAAAAGTTGCCTTTACTACTGATAAAAAAGTTGAAGATAAAAAAAGAGCTAAAGAACTTAAGAATGAGCCTAAAAATAATAAAAGCTCAAGTGTCTTTACTACTACTTCAACTACCACTAGTGATAACAATGTTGCCATTACTATTAATAACGATGATAAAGATGCTCATGATATAGCTATTCAATTAAAAAATGATAAAAATGCTAACAGTAGCAGTTTTACGAGTATTAAAATTAATAAAAACGCTAATTCAACTAAGGCAAACACTGACACAAAAAATGACACAAAAAATGAAACTACAATCAAAATATCTTCTCCAAAAAAAGGAAGCTCAAAAAAATCCGAACAATTAATAATTATAGATGGTATTATAGTTTCTGATATAAGTCTAGATGAACTTGATTCGAAAAATATCAAATCAATGAGCGTATTTAAAGGACCTGATGCAATAGCTAAATACGGAACTCAGGGAGAAAATGGTGTAATTGAAATTGTAACCAAAAAATAA
- a CDS encoding serine hydrolase, producing the protein MKEAFLISVFLLIFNSCFGQKAAVNQNEIKQKIDSYINEVIKINEIPGVALAVIKDGKVIYEKYFGKASFEDNKPVDKNTAFKIFSTTKLITNVGIFQLIEKGKLSLEDPISKYLDNLPKEWQSIKVKNLLTHSSGLPNIVMFEDIPITLSYNEKIAILSKKPMEFATGSEYNYNQTNYLFLTKIIEKITGLSFEEYIMQNQFPGVKSGVYFSSNFGESVPNSAFRYNYNNKTKEYVKQTSNSGADLHSANGLNITLQEFIRWNENLDKNTFLKKETKYPMWEPFKYTNSTQNFGYGWDFYPVNKIISYGFTGGNETAFRKFTKNDLTIIFLSNGHKYGNLSVQSQVVNHVAGIVDKTLIDDYLLADEKITQDFLKLDFTKAEQNYLALKKNHPEWKFEDRLNAIGYTLMNYERVNDAIKVFELNTKENPKSGNAFDSLAESYFNNGQIEISKQAYQKALELSPENANAKEMLAKIDKLLAK; encoded by the coding sequence ATGAAAGAAGCATTTTTAATTTCAGTATTTCTACTCATCTTCAACAGCTGTTTTGGTCAAAAAGCAGCTGTTAATCAAAACGAAATAAAACAAAAAATCGATAGCTATATTAATGAAGTAATCAAAATAAATGAAATCCCTGGAGTTGCACTAGCTGTTATCAAAGACGGAAAAGTTATCTACGAAAAATACTTTGGAAAAGCTTCTTTTGAGGATAATAAACCAGTAGATAAAAACACTGCTTTTAAGATTTTCTCTACAACAAAACTGATAACAAATGTTGGAATTTTTCAACTTATCGAGAAAGGAAAATTATCTCTGGAAGACCCAATTTCTAAATATCTTGATAATCTCCCAAAAGAATGGCAAAGTATAAAAGTGAAGAATTTATTAACTCATTCATCAGGCTTACCAAACATCGTAATGTTTGAAGATATTCCGATTACATTATCCTATAATGAAAAAATTGCAATACTATCAAAGAAACCAATGGAGTTTGCAACTGGAAGTGAATACAATTACAATCAAACAAATTATTTGTTCCTTACCAAGATAATAGAAAAAATAACAGGTTTGTCGTTTGAAGAATACATCATGCAAAATCAATTCCCAGGAGTTAAATCTGGAGTTTATTTCTCCTCTAATTTTGGTGAATCGGTGCCTAACAGTGCATTTAGATATAATTACAATAATAAAACAAAGGAGTATGTAAAACAAACCTCAAATAGTGGCGCTGATCTCCATTCGGCAAATGGTCTAAATATTACTCTGCAAGAATTTATTCGTTGGAATGAAAATTTAGATAAAAATACTTTCTTAAAAAAAGAAACAAAGTATCCAATGTGGGAGCCATTTAAATACACTAATAGTACTCAAAATTTTGGATATGGTTGGGATTTTTACCCTGTAAACAAAATCATCTCGTATGGTTTTACAGGCGGAAATGAAACTGCTTTTAGAAAGTTTACTAAAAACGATTTAACTATCATTTTTTTATCTAATGGTCACAAATATGGCAATTTATCTGTACAGTCTCAAGTAGTAAATCATGTAGCAGGAATTGTAGATAAAACCTTAATCGATGATTACTTACTAGCTGACGAAAAGATAACACAGGATTTTTTGAAATTAGACTTTACAAAAGCGGAGCAAAACTATCTTGCCTTGAAAAAGAATCATCCTGAATGGAAGTTTGAAGACAGATTAAACGCTATTGGCTATACATTGATGAATTACGAAAGAGTAAATGATGCCATAAAAGTTTTTGAATTAAATACAAAAGAGAATCCTAAATCAGGAAATGCATTTGATAGTCTAGCCGAAAGTTACTTTAATAACGGTCAGATTGAAATCTCTAAACAGGCGTATCAAAAAGCACTGGAGCTTTCGCCAGAAAATGCAAACGCCAAAGAAATGTTGGCTAAAATAGATAAACTACTTGCAAAATAG
- a CDS encoding TatD family hydrolase — MQFLNFHTHKSAKRPDVLDIVNQYPNEFDESVAFYSIGIHPWYIVKERIEADLEIINQKMTAENCLALGECGLDKRTEVPFELQVAVFERQLLLAEKHQKPVVVHCVAAFQEVIALKKRLGITVPMIIHGFSKNEQVAKQLLDNGFYLSFGKHLIRNPHLETIFKSIPNNRFFLETDTVDESIAIVYAIAAKYKNSTVDELQQLLASNYKTVFNK; from the coding sequence ATGCAATTTTTAAATTTCCATACACATAAATCAGCAAAACGTCCAGATGTTTTGGATATAGTCAATCAATATCCTAATGAGTTTGACGAAAGCGTAGCTTTTTACTCTATCGGAATTCACCCTTGGTATATTGTAAAGGAACGAATTGAAGCTGATCTGGAAATTATAAATCAAAAAATGACTGCCGAAAATTGTTTGGCTCTTGGCGAATGTGGCTTAGACAAGCGAACAGAAGTTCCGTTTGAATTACAAGTAGCTGTTTTTGAAAGGCAATTACTTTTGGCAGAAAAACACCAAAAACCTGTTGTGGTACATTGTGTAGCAGCATTTCAGGAAGTGATTGCTTTGAAGAAAAGATTAGGAATTACAGTTCCTATGATTATTCATGGTTTTTCTAAAAATGAGCAAGTAGCGAAACAACTTTTAGACAATGGATTTTATCTTTCTTTTGGAAAACATTTAATCAGGAATCCTCATTTAGAAACTATTTTTAAAAGTATTCCTAATAACCGTTTTTTTTTAGAAACGGATACAGTCGATGAATCTATAGCTATAGTGTATGCGATAGCAGCAAAATATAAAAATAGTACAGTTGATGAATTACAGCAATTACTTGCTAGTAATTATAAAACAGTATTTAATAAATAA
- a CDS encoding fasciclin domain-containing protein, protein MKTKNILTAVIFTLVFGATSFAQKSVMVGGAAMYPNKNIIENAVNSKDHTTLVAAVKAAGLVETLEGKGPFTVFAPTNEAFNKLPKGTVETLLKPENIKKLQTILTYHVIAGKMNASDIAKAIKMGGGKASLKTVSGGTITAWMKGKDLYISDESGNKANVTIADVNQSNGVIHVINTVLLPKS, encoded by the coding sequence ATGAAAACTAAAAACATTTTAACAGCAGTAATTTTTACATTAGTATTTGGAGCAACTTCTTTCGCTCAAAAATCAGTTATGGTTGGTGGAGCAGCAATGTATCCTAACAAAAACATTATTGAGAATGCAGTCAACTCAAAAGACCATACTACATTAGTAGCTGCGGTTAAAGCTGCGGGCTTAGTAGAAACTTTAGAAGGTAAAGGGCCATTTACTGTTTTTGCGCCAACAAATGAGGCATTTAATAAATTGCCAAAAGGTACAGTTGAAACATTGTTGAAACCAGAAAATATTAAAAAATTACAAACCATTTTAACTTACCATGTTATAGCTGGTAAAATGAATGCATCCGATATCGCAAAAGCTATAAAAATGGGTGGTGGTAAAGCTTCGCTTAAAACAGTAAGTGGAGGAACGATAACAGCCTGGATGAAAGGAAAAGATTTGTACATAAGTGACGAAAGCGGAAATAAAGCAAACGTTACTATTGCAGATGTGAATCAATCTAATGGTGTAATTCATGTAATTAATACAGTGTTGTTGCCTAAAAGTTAA
- the cas2 gene encoding CRISPR-associated endonuclease Cas2 yields MYDEHYTRLNQYRSLWILVFFDLPTETRKERKVASAFRKKLLDDGFSMFQFSIYMRFCASRENAEVHAKRIKNSLPEHGKIGVMQITDKQFGMMELFYGKKPVETEKPSQQLELF; encoded by the coding sequence ATGTATGACGAGCATTATACACGTTTAAATCAATATAGGAGTTTGTGGATATTAGTATTTTTTGATCTGCCCACCGAAACGCGTAAAGAGCGTAAAGTTGCTAGTGCTTTTCGTAAGAAATTATTAGACGATGGCTTTTCTATGTTCCAATTTTCGATATATATGCGTTTTTGTGCTAGTAGGGAAAATGCAGAGGTACATGCTAAGAGAATAAAAAATAGCTTGCCTGAGCATGGAAAAATTGGCGTGATGCAAATCACAGATAAACAATTTGGAATGATGGAACTGTTTTATGGAAAAAAACCTGTTGAAACAGAAAAACCATCTCAACAATTAGAACTTTTCTAA
- a CDS encoding SsrA-binding protein, producing the protein MYKILAQINKLILPSFTKQGLDITKAKKWQMAIIGYRYFVTARALG; encoded by the coding sequence ATGTATAAAATTCTAGCTCAGATAAATAAACTTATTCTACCCAGTTTTACCAAACAAGGACTTGATATAACAAAAGCAAAGAAATGGCAAATGGCTATTATTGGTTACCGCTATTTTGTTACAGCACGCGCTTTAGGATAA
- a CDS encoding DUF1684 domain-containing protein, with protein sequence MKNLILFLALLVFNFGFAQEKFDRVAAENFQKTINSEYADAKTSPLLPEDLKTFQTLDFYPINEKYAVVAKFVKAKKEKPFEMKTSTARKPMYIKYGMVYFIIDGVDLQLNVYRNIDLSKKEEYKDHLFLPFSDLTSGKETYIGGRYIDLKIPKGNTIVIDFNQAYNPYCAYNHKYSCPIVPLENDLNVAIEAGVKKFHD encoded by the coding sequence ATGAAAAACCTAATTCTGTTTTTAGCCCTTTTAGTATTTAACTTTGGCTTTGCTCAAGAAAAATTTGATCGTGTTGCTGCCGAAAATTTTCAAAAGACAATTAATAGCGAATATGCAGATGCAAAAACAAGTCCGTTGCTTCCTGAAGATTTAAAAACTTTCCAGACATTAGATTTTTATCCAATAAATGAAAAATATGCTGTCGTGGCTAAATTTGTAAAAGCCAAAAAAGAGAAACCGTTTGAGATGAAAACCTCTACAGCAAGAAAGCCAATGTATATAAAATATGGAATGGTATATTTTATTATTGATGGAGTTGATTTACAATTAAATGTATATCGAAATATTGACCTTTCTAAAAAAGAAGAATACAAAGATCATCTATTTTTACCTTTTTCGGATTTAACTTCTGGAAAAGAAACTTATATAGGAGGAAGGTACATTGATTTAAAAATCCCAAAAGGAAATACAATTGTAATTGATTTTAACCAGGCATATAATCCGTATTGCGCTTATAACCATAAATATTCTTGCCCAATTGTACCTTTAGAGAATGATTTAAATGTGGCAATAGAAGCAGGTGTTAAAAAGTTTCATGATTAA
- a CDS encoding BlaI/MecI/CopY family transcriptional regulator, translating to MQKLTNKEEEIMHILWKLNKAFVKEIQAEITEDQPHYNTLSTIVRNLEEKGFVAHTPFGNTHQYYPVVTLKEYSKRFMNTAIDNYFNSSYKNMVSFFAKEEKISADELREILEMIENKK from the coding sequence ATGCAAAAGTTAACCAACAAAGAAGAAGAGATAATGCACATTTTATGGAAGCTAAATAAAGCATTTGTAAAAGAAATTCAGGCTGAAATTACTGAGGACCAACCGCATTACAACACGCTATCGACTATTGTACGAAACTTAGAAGAAAAAGGTTTTGTGGCTCATACTCCATTTGGAAACACACATCAATATTATCCTGTAGTAACTTTAAAAGAGTATAGCAAACGTTTTATGAATACGGCAATTGACAATTATTTTAATAGCTCGTATAAAAATATGGTTTCCTTTTTTGCCAAAGAAGAAAAAATTTCTGCAGACGAATTACGTGAAATTCTAGAAATGATCGAAAACAAAAAATAA
- a CDS encoding BlaI/MecI/CopY family transcriptional regulator has translation MQKLTNKEEEIMHILWKLNKAFVKEIQAEITEDQPHYNTLSTIVRNLEEKGFVAHTPFGNTHQYYPVVTLKEYSKRFMNTAIDNYFNSSYKNMVSFFAKEEKISADELREILDMIENKK, from the coding sequence ATGCAAAAGTTAACTAACAAAGAAGAAGAAATAATGCATATTTTATGGAAGCTAAACAAAGCATTCGTAAAAGAAATCCAAGCAGAAATTACTGAGGATCAACCGCATTACAACACCCTATCGACTATTGTACGAAACTTGGAAGAAAAAGGCTTTGTAGCACACACTCCTTTTGGGAACACGCATCAATACTATCCTGTAGTAACTTTAAAAGAATATAGCAAGCGCTTTATGAATACAGCAATTGATAATTATTTTAATAGTTCGTACAAGAATATGGTTTCTTTTTTTGCCAAAGAAGAAAAAATTTCGGCCGATGAATTACGTGAAATCTTAGATATGATAGAAAACAAAAAATAA
- a CDS encoding M56 family metallopeptidase — MEAIFIYILKTSGLITLFYLAYYFLLRKETFFNSNRWFLLSGLITSIVLPLVVYTKIVWVAPVRTNFTLPINNNVIQTIPVEQSWFDIHLNLCLVLLYVSIISILLLKFAFDFYSLKRVIKGQTILNQSDFKFVDVSENIAPFSFFSYIVYNSSLYNSTELENILEHEKIHSEQNHTSDVLISRIFCIVFWFNPIVWLYKKAIMQNLEFIADAEALKKIADKRAYQYTLLKITTHENCVAITNHFYQSLIKKRIVMLNKNQSKKKNYLKYALILPALGAFVFLFQVKVIAQEKEQKEVKEDIIVNTKSDPKNVFVYKIKKNTTDKELDEIVQKLKTNHEVIIAFSDITRNSTNELTGIRVDIKRKNGKSQIMQTSGNEAIKPFGVVIIKNEDGTESINLQTGKDIHQPVTMSESSEEDESYNTNEDFPIPPTPPTPPDTPEFPEGPMPVANIDMSKMPKPPVHPKDINDAKAMQKFNKEMAEFNKKMEAFKPNMSAYEKEVEAVMAKREAIYEKEMAKFDIEMKEFDLEMKQFDLDMKKFNVEMAKFDKDMRKFQKESKSK; from the coding sequence ATGGAGGCAATTTTCATCTATATTCTTAAAACTAGCGGACTAATCACCTTGTTTTATTTAGCGTATTACTTCTTATTGCGAAAAGAAACTTTTTTTAATAGCAATAGATGGTTTTTATTATCGGGATTAATCACCTCGATTGTATTGCCTCTTGTAGTTTATACCAAAATAGTTTGGGTTGCCCCTGTTCGTACAAATTTTACTTTACCTATAAATAATAATGTTATACAAACAATTCCTGTCGAACAGAGTTGGTTTGATATTCATTTAAATTTGTGCTTGGTACTATTGTATGTTTCAATCATCTCTATATTATTATTAAAGTTTGCTTTCGACTTTTATAGCTTAAAAAGAGTTATTAAAGGACAAACCATTCTAAATCAATCCGATTTTAAGTTTGTAGATGTTTCAGAAAATATTGCTCCATTTTCATTCTTCAGTTATATTGTGTACAACTCATCACTGTACAATTCTACTGAACTAGAAAACATTCTTGAGCACGAAAAAATTCACAGCGAACAAAATCACACCTCAGATGTATTGATATCAAGGATATTCTGTATTGTATTCTGGTTTAACCCAATTGTTTGGCTTTATAAAAAAGCCATCATGCAAAATCTGGAATTCATTGCCGATGCTGAAGCCTTGAAAAAAATAGCCGATAAAAGGGCCTATCAATACACACTTTTAAAAATAACAACACACGAAAACTGTGTTGCAATCACCAATCACTTTTATCAATCATTAATCAAAAAACGAATCGTCATGTTAAACAAAAATCAATCAAAAAAGAAAAATTACTTAAAGTATGCCTTAATACTTCCCGCATTAGGAGCATTTGTATTCCTATTTCAAGTAAAAGTTATTGCACAGGAAAAAGAACAAAAGGAAGTAAAAGAAGATATTATTGTTAATACAAAATCTGATCCTAAAAATGTATTTGTATACAAAATTAAGAAGAATACAACAGATAAAGAATTAGATGAAATTGTACAAAAATTAAAAACAAATCATGAAGTAATCATTGCATTCAGCGATATAACAAGAAATTCGACTAATGAATTAACTGGAATACGTGTTGACATAAAAAGAAAAAATGGTAAATCGCAAATTATGCAAACTAGTGGCAATGAAGCCATAAAACCTTTTGGTGTTGTTATAATAAAAAACGAAGATGGTACCGAATCTATTAATTTACAAACTGGTAAAGATATCCATCAGCCTGTAACTATGAGTGAAAGCTCAGAAGAAGATGAAAGTTATAATACCAATGAAGATTTTCCTATACCTCCAACGCCACCAACACCTCCGGATACTCCTGAATTTCCTGAAGGACCAATGCCTGTTGCGAATATTGACATGTCTAAAATGCCAAAACCTCCTGTACATCCAAAAGATATAAATGATGCAAAAGCTATGCAAAAATTCAACAAAGAAATGGCTGAATTTAATAAAAAGATGGAAGCTTTTAAACCAAATATGTCTGCTTACGAAAAAGAAGTAGAAGCTGTAATGGCAAAGCGTGAAGCGATTTATGAAAAAGAAATGGCCAAATTCGACATTGAAATGAAAGAATTTGATTTAGAAATGAAGCAATTTGATCTAGACATGAAAAAATTCAATGTCGAAATGGCAAAATTTGACAAGGACATGCGAAAATTTCAAAAAGAAAGCAAATCAAAATAA
- the cas1 gene encoding type II CRISPR-associated endonuclease Cas1: MIKRTLFFGTPAYLSTKNEQIIISYPDKDQETKSVSIEDIGVIVLENQQITITNGLLEKLTQNNVALINCDQQHLPIGLLMPLNGHTEQTERFKNQINASVPLKKNLWQQTISSKITNQAGLLKEKGIPMRKMELWAKEVTSGDSLNHEARAAVYYWQSLIKVENFTRGQKGIPPNNLLNYGYAILRAITARALVSSGMLPTLGIFHRNKYNAYCLADDIMEPYRPYVDLIVCHIMETADSYEELTVEIKKQLLNIATIDVNIDGKNSPLMVAMSRTTNSLHECFEGSSRRILYPIYV, encoded by the coding sequence ATGATAAAACGGACACTTTTCTTTGGTACCCCAGCTTATTTAAGTACTAAAAATGAGCAAATTATAATATCTTATCCCGACAAGGATCAGGAGACTAAAAGCGTTTCTATTGAGGATATTGGGGTAATTGTTTTAGAAAATCAACAAATTACTATAACTAATGGATTATTAGAAAAACTAACCCAAAATAATGTTGCTTTAATTAATTGCGACCAACAACATTTGCCAATAGGCTTGTTAATGCCGCTAAACGGGCACACAGAACAAACAGAACGTTTTAAAAATCAAATTAATGCTTCTGTTCCACTAAAAAAGAATCTGTGGCAACAGACTATAAGCTCTAAAATTACGAATCAGGCTGGCCTATTAAAAGAAAAGGGAATTCCAATGCGTAAAATGGAATTATGGGCAAAGGAAGTAACCTCTGGAGACTCTTTAAATCACGAAGCACGGGCTGCAGTATACTATTGGCAAAGCCTGATAAAAGTGGAGAATTTTACAAGGGGTCAAAAAGGAATACCTCCTAATAATTTACTCAATTACGGCTATGCCATTTTAAGAGCCATCACGGCAAGAGCCTTAGTAAGTTCGGGAATGCTGCCTACATTAGGAATCTTTCATCGCAATAAATATAATGCCTACTGCCTTGCTGACGACATTATGGAACCTTATCGACCATATGTGGATTTGATTGTATGCCATATTATGGAAACAGCTGATTCTTATGAAGAATTAACTGTTGAAATAAAAAAACAATTATTGAATATTGCAACAATAGATGTAAACATTGATGGTAAAAATAGCCCTTTGATGGTAGCTATGAGTAGAACAACCAATTCTTTACATGAGTGTTTTGAAGGAAGTTCCAGAAGAATTTTATACCCAATTTATGTATGA
- a CDS encoding MFS transporter, whose translation MLINAFQRYINNFRGFSREIWILTLVTFINRAGTMVLPFLSKYLKEDLQFSYNEVGWIMVAFGLGSMLGSWLGGKLSDKIGFYKIMVFSLFTSGISLFFLQYITTFWALCFAMFSIMVIADMFRPAMYVSLSAYAKPENRTRALTLVRLAVNLGFAAGPALGGLIIMGIGYKGLFWVDGASCIVAISIFALLVKEKKKPVHDSSHDIISEPKSVFKDKIFWAFLFVSFATAIIFFQLFTTLPLYHNEKFGLSELQTGLLMTLNGLMIFSLEMPIVSYLERNAIHKIKIIIYGTILMASSFYLLLINVWAGILVFAMIIVSLGEILAFPFSNAFALSRAPRGQEGRYMALYTMSFSLAHIISSKVGFEFITRLGYQYNWFIMGTIGLAATICCFWIQKELQKENSILQLHKKDFKSKLKTC comes from the coding sequence ATGCTAATCAACGCCTTTCAACGCTATATAAACAATTTTAGAGGATTTTCTAGAGAAATTTGGATACTTACACTTGTCACGTTTATTAATCGTGCTGGAACAATGGTTCTACCGTTTTTATCGAAATACTTAAAAGAAGACCTTCAATTTTCATACAATGAAGTGGGCTGGATTATGGTCGCTTTTGGATTAGGTTCTATGTTGGGTTCTTGGCTTGGTGGTAAGCTATCAGATAAAATAGGCTTTTACAAAATAATGGTATTTAGTTTATTTACCAGCGGGATCTCTTTATTCTTTTTACAATACATAACGACTTTCTGGGCATTGTGCTTTGCAATGTTTAGTATTATGGTCATCGCCGATATGTTTCGTCCTGCAATGTATGTTTCGTTAAGTGCTTATGCCAAACCCGAAAACAGAACTCGCGCCTTAACATTGGTACGACTTGCAGTAAATCTCGGTTTTGCTGCTGGTCCTGCATTAGGAGGTTTAATTATTATGGGAATTGGTTATAAAGGATTATTTTGGGTGGATGGTGCTTCTTGTATTGTAGCAATTTCAATTTTTGCATTACTGGTAAAAGAAAAGAAAAAACCAGTTCATGACAGTAGTCACGATATAATAAGCGAACCTAAATCGGTGTTTAAGGACAAAATATTTTGGGCGTTTTTATTTGTAAGTTTTGCAACTGCTATAATTTTCTTTCAGCTTTTTACAACGCTACCATTATATCACAATGAAAAATTTGGCTTAAGCGAATTGCAAACAGGATTATTAATGACACTAAACGGACTTATGATATTTTCACTCGAAATGCCAATTGTGAGCTACTTAGAGCGAAATGCTATTCATAAAATAAAGATAATTATCTATGGTACTATATTAATGGCTTCAAGCTTCTATTTATTATTAATTAATGTTTGGGCTGGAATACTTGTATTTGCAATGATTATAGTTTCTCTTGGCGAAATATTAGCCTTCCCTTTTTCTAATGCTTTTGCTTTAAGCAGAGCGCCACGAGGTCAAGAAGGACGCTATATGGCTTTATATACCATGAGTTTTAGCTTGGCACATATTATTAGCTCCAAAGTAGGTTTTGAATTTATTACCCGATTAGGATATCAATATAATTGGTTCATAATGGGAACTATTGGACTAGCTGCAACCATATGTTGTTTTTGGATTCAGAAAGAATTACAAAAAGAAAACAGCATTTTACAACTACACAAAAAAGATTTTAAAAGCAAACTAAAAACCTGTTAA